The genomic region GGAATTTGCGTTCCTTAAGGCAACCTTTGTTAGGTAGTCAACAAATGTGCATTTATTAGCCATTGAATAAAGAAAACTGCTGTCGTGAGGAGGCCTGTCATGACAGTTATATGTAGCACGAAATAGGGTCAAATACTCACTACAGAAAATGATTGGGTCATCCCCTCTCCTTAATTTTGCATTCTCTAGGGCATTGGTACCTCTAGTATCTCTTCCTCCCATTATTCTCTGCAACTCTTTCAGCTTATCACTTGCATTTCCCCAGTTGGAATTGAGTTCTGCAGATAATCCTTTGTGAGTGCCCACAGGAGGCTGTAACTTCTCACAAAGCTGAGATGGAAGCCATACCCTAAACAAGGAACATGCATCCCTATTATTGAGATTATACTGCTTAACCACAGCTTCCAGCCTGTTGGAAAGATTAATGGGTGAAGCACTTGTATCAAATTTCCCCAATATTTGGCATAGGTTTGTTTTATCCTGTATAGAAAGTGTTGTGGATTGGATATGATTGCTACCATGAATATGCATCTCTTCTTTGTCTGCTTCCATCTGACACAGGAGTAAATAGAGAGgaactatgatctggggttgatTGTGGCCCATCTGCAGTGCAAATAGGCTACTcctccccccacttcctctctgaGATCTTCACACCCACAACAATCATTTTCAGCGCTAGCAATAGCCACAGTGATTCCCTGTTCAACTCTATCCAGCTCACCCCTTAACTGAGCCTTTTCAGAGTACCACTGCAATTCCTTTTGCTCTGCTACCTCTTTCATTTTCATTAGCATGCACAACATATTAGCCAATTTCTCTTTCTTTGCTTTCTTATTTGACTTTCTATGTTTGCTATTTACATTCTGCTCATCACATTGCTTTATCATATCATTAAACTGATGTGTTAAAGCATCGTTTGTACAAATCTTAAAATTAGCAGATGCATGTTTTTCAACAAATTTATTCACAATTTCCATTGTACTTACTACTACAGAcaacagaaacaaataccactAACTTACTACAGTCAGTAAATGACAattcacaaagaaaaataaatataccacaaatgtattgcaaCTAGTAAATACTAATTCATTACAAAACAAACAACAACACCAGGGAAACAGATTTCATAAAATTCTCCCTATGGTAATCACACTCCAAAACCACTATCAGAGTCTCGTGATTTACCTATCCTTGACTGACCGTATCTCATATACCTGATCAACTATAGATCCAAGATCCAGGCCAAGAGTGATCTCCTATTGAAGCATAAGGCTACTTCCCCTTAACATGAGGTTCAGAGAGTTTCCTCTCCCTCACTTTCTTCGCAGAGATGTCTGTTTTTTCCTTTAGATCCTATGAGCACTTCAGTCAACAGGGTACTAACCCTAAGTTCTGTATTTCTTTGCAAAGGTTTTGGTCCGGTCTCAATGCAGGATATTCCTTGATCTTTCAATAACTGAATAAAGCAGAATCAAACGCCTGGGTCCTTCGTAGAGTGCTGTTTTCCACGGTCACGTCTGGGGTGCCAAATGTTGTATCCAAGGGTTTCTGCTGACTATATTTGTATGTCTTTGAAAGATAAGGAATCCGGATTTATGTAATGGCTTATTTAATTAATAAAAGTAGGGTAAAAGGTTACAAGATAAATGGATAACAGAGTATAAAGCAAACCTTCCTTCAATGTCCTATACTTGAAAAGAATATAAACATAACTAATAAATCCTAGTACTAGCTTCCCAACAATCAATACATATCTAACTAAGTAACTACCATTGATCtagtgtatattatatatcaaaTAGAACCACATTCACACCCACAATTCCACCCCTTACTCCAGTATCTTCCGGCCTCCTTCATTACCATTCATCCAATGAACTTGCAGTAAACTGATCTGAGTCCACTCCTTCATATTGATGCAGTAACTGCCACCTTCCTGCGGATGGCACTGGTGTCCTTTTAGTTTGCCTTGGGCCTGAGGGATGGCATATTGTTTCAGCTATGTCAACAGTTTTCCTTCCAAACTTCCTTGAGAATCAGACCTTTTAGGGCCGACAGGATGCCTACACCATTACAAATGCGCAGTCCATTGTGTATAACACCGCAGGGGCTGGTTTCAAGTCATCAGGACAGGGGAAACAGGAACCCTATCTCATTTCCATTCTTATCAGTCAGATGTCAAGCTTATTCACATTGCTATTGTTGCAGCTTTTACGACAAGAAATAGCAAACTGTTCAGTCTTATTCAGATGCTGTTTACGACAGGATGAAAACAAGATGTTCAGGCTTATTCAGATGTTAGGCCTATTGACATTGCTATTTTCACCAGGATGACAGTAGTCCATTGCTCCCTCATCAACACATCCAAGTCCATCAAAGTGTATCAACTTGTATTAAACTTATGTTGACTTCCAACAGAGGGTAATGGAGTTGGTGCACTTGGGGGAACGGCTGGGACCGCAGGAGCGGACACAGGCGATCACCCTAGccaaacaggccacattctctcaGGAGCACGGGTACACTAGACTGGCAACTCACAGGGTAGAGACTCCAAGCCATGCTCCGTTGAGGCAACCCGCCTACCACATCCTCGAGGCAGTCCGGGAAGGGATGTGTAAAGAAATAAAGGAGATGCTCCGCTTAGGAGTCATTGAGCATTCTGAAAGCCCTTGGGCTTCACCGGTGGTACTAGTGCCGAAGCAGGACTGTACAACCCGCTTCTGCATAGATTATTGGTGACTTAATGATAGAACGGTTACAGACGCCTACccgatgccccgggtagacgaattGTTGGACCGTATTGCTAGAGGGAAGTATCtaacttaaaagtggcactattgaaggcaacagaaaattgcattaggcttgtcagtaaaagcaaaaaaaggaagagaccactgtggtactcagcagaagtggccaaaaccattaaaaacaaaaatatagcatttagtaattaccgtatttttcgctttataagacacacttttttcccccaaaagaggGGGGAAAtgacagtgcatcttataaaacgatggttgacttttttttacagggctgacactgatatatcaccggccgctatgctgcacagtgtggccgtcgatacatcagttacagtgcggggagggaggaggggctggaggcaagccacagcggggcccggtgcagtcactgtattacaccgggccccgcgcacagaagtctctttgtatgtaaaatctttcATTAATCCTTTATACCGTAAATCGCTCTCCATTTGATGAACTTTACTAGCCTAATCGCCTGCATCACTACTCACTAAGAATACAGCGTGCGGTCCGGCCAGCGTGTgtgacttcattaatgaagcaggagcAGGATGAAGTCATGCGCCGGAGGGACCTCACGctacattcatagtgagtactgatgcaggcgattaggctagtttatcaaTAGGAGAACGATGAATTCAGGAATAATGAAAGAtttttgtcacggaaggtgtacaggaaacaagacaatgcaaaataaatatatgactcactggatccaaaactaaggaacaaaagggagacccctgcataagacctggcactctccctgtctgctcagcctatgcgaaaatcccaatggtggatgatcgcatatccacgtacctcaactatataccacctgaacaccctacaatagtgaggggacacgaccaccggctccctacacaagacacggagggagtcagggtcacctgggatccagcaaacagaaaatcacaaataaatgtacagcacttatcttgtagaaggctggaaaataagatcagcatgcacacacactccaggaagttgtataagccgcacactaatgcattagggggaggaatttaaagggatgca from Bufo gargarizans isolate SCDJY-AF-19 chromosome 9, ASM1485885v1, whole genome shotgun sequence harbors:
- the LOC122919807 gene encoding LOW QUALITY PROTEIN: posterior protein-like (The sequence of the model RefSeq protein was modified relative to this genomic sequence to represent the inferred CDS: inserted 2 bases in 1 codon); this translates as MVAYLRQEGVTIIPYLDDFLILGKTESENLRATQRFSEFLKSSDKATTLTEKIPAFQRTRSCFIRKAMSLLGSLTACIPSVAWCQGHTRVIQSWILGIWDGKQFNDMIKQCDEQNVNSKHRKSNKKAKKEKLANMLCMLMKMKEVAEQKELQWYSEKAQLRDGPQSTPDHSSSLFTPVSDGSRQRXEMHIHGSNHIQSTTLSIQDKTNLCQILGKFDTSASPINLSNRLEAVVKQYNLNNRDACSLFRVWLPSQLCEKLQPPVGTHKGLSAELNSNWGNASDKLKELQRIMGGRDTRGTNALENAKLRRGDDPIIFCSEYLTLFRATYNCHDRPPHDSSFLYSMANKCTFVDYLTKVALRNANSYQAFVNILKDWIQETCNDNKPQKRISEIVKNEGKVRFMGKCYKCGNTGHTMRECNDRAFFPRKKQQKQGLDNAADGVSQPPKATLYGPLLKEIRRIGKAIAELPEEFKAPPPTNPYVKP